In Kushneria marisflavi, the following are encoded in one genomic region:
- the dndC gene encoding DNA phosphorothioation system sulfurtransferase DndC, which yields MTVKEENFIFPDHLSMIQDYTIAGRPLVDLVREIQTIYCSDDRPWIIGFSGGKDSTCILSLIYMALLQLPDDKRKKHVYVVSSDTLVETPVVVDMIQRVIDTINESAPQENLPISAHSVVPKTDQTFWVNLLGRGYPAPNQSFRWCTERMKIHPVSEFILDKVARFGEAVVVLGSRSQESASRAQVISKHKIDGSALSRHTSLPNAYTYMPIENWSADEVWMYLMSAPCPWGGSNRELLELYKGSNQGECPIVIDKSTPSCGNSRFGCWTCTVVTDDKALHGLIESGASWMTPLLAFRNKLYQSRQPENSEEYRNFRRRTGRVTYNSGDISDDSVQEVRHIPGPYWLSKRQEFLHELLTIEKGINDDGEAIELITRPELHMIRREWLRDPNEPDWEDSLPGIYRAVYGEDLDWVEDDAGAFTRADSETLEHLSEKYGVPAALIRKMLEAELQVSGLGNRRGILNSLESILQRDWEDLEVINERNHSLRKRGKTYAEEVKEEFSEFLH from the coding sequence ATGACGGTCAAAGAAGAGAACTTTATTTTCCCCGATCATTTATCCATGATCCAGGATTATACAATTGCCGGCCGCCCGCTTGTGGATCTGGTTCGCGAAATTCAGACCATCTATTGCTCGGATGACCGCCCCTGGATTATTGGTTTTAGTGGTGGCAAGGATTCAACCTGCATTCTGTCCCTTATCTATATGGCACTACTCCAGCTTCCAGATGATAAGCGTAAAAAGCATGTGTATGTTGTTTCTTCCGACACGCTGGTGGAAACCCCTGTCGTTGTCGATATGATTCAACGTGTCATCGATACGATTAATGAGTCAGCGCCGCAGGAAAACCTGCCGATCAGTGCTCATAGCGTTGTACCAAAAACTGATCAGACTTTCTGGGTCAATTTATTGGGTCGTGGTTACCCCGCACCCAACCAGAGTTTTCGATGGTGCACCGAGCGCATGAAAATTCATCCTGTCAGTGAATTTATTCTTGATAAAGTCGCAAGGTTTGGCGAGGCCGTGGTTGTTCTGGGCTCTCGTAGTCAGGAAAGTGCGTCTCGAGCTCAGGTTATTTCCAAGCATAAGATTGATGGCTCGGCGCTTAGCCGCCATACCTCCTTGCCTAATGCCTATACCTACATGCCGATCGAGAACTGGTCAGCAGATGAAGTATGGATGTATTTGATGAGTGCTCCCTGCCCCTGGGGCGGCTCCAACAGAGAGCTTCTGGAACTTTACAAGGGATCAAACCAGGGCGAGTGCCCAATCGTCATCGACAAGAGCACACCTTCCTGCGGTAATAGCCGCTTCGGCTGCTGGACATGCACCGTAGTGACTGATGACAAGGCACTCCATGGACTGATCGAATCAGGCGCCAGCTGGATGACGCCGCTGCTGGCCTTCAGGAACAAGCTCTACCAGTCTCGTCAGCCTGAAAATTCCGAAGAGTATCGCAACTTTCGTCGGCGAACCGGGCGTGTTACGTATAACTCGGGCGATATAAGCGATGACAGCGTCCAGGAAGTACGCCACATACCGGGGCCTTATTGGCTATCCAAACGTCAGGAGTTTCTGCATGAGCTACTGACCATCGAGAAAGGGATCAACGATGATGGTGAAGCCATCGAGCTGATCACGCGGCCAGAACTGCACATGATCAGAAGAGAATGGCTGAGAGACCCCAATGAACCCGACTGGGAAGATTCTCTCCCGGGCATCTATCGAGCAGTCTACGGTGAAGACCTGGATTGGGTAGAAGACGATGCTGGCGCGTTTACACGGGCCGACTCGGAAACGCTGGAACATCTTTCTGAAAAGTACGGCGTACCTGCTGCACTTATCCGCAAGATGCTCGAAGCTGAACTTCAGGTCTCTGGGCTTGGCAATCGACGAGGAATCCTGAACAGCCTTGAAAGCATTCTCCAAAGAGACTGGGAAGACCTTGAGGTCATCAATGAACGCAATCACTCCCTTCGTAAACGTGGCAAGACCTACGCTGAAGAAGTGAAAGAAGAATTTTCAGAGTTCCTGCATTAA
- a CDS encoding potassium channel family protein — translation MNEWYEAAIESLLNDLEKEEKIIGLDFLQDFVLENREDYFQDLEFEDIDQFVTDQFDDFQGWLRTQAGIKVLANGKWIKSDSATESSGSDFSLDLEMLEENILNPDDIELLDLEAFNLSPDHFDSLKSLYARLAATRLAESKYKCAFRLAKCGELNNDIPDYERIQLWINASEAANEAELKDKVCDSLYEAAYHYQRISKFREAAQYFERSAESLVDHDPKRKHQILKNARTQYQMIGDHDAASKVFLQEKDLEYKSSNRPSKLVLFLYKITSNYGESPSKVAWNILFVWVIYTAVFCFFLSSENLGQGYLARLLNCFYYTVVTFTTLGYGDITPLNPFGKIASGFLAVLGLLYTSLFMVTVVRRYARV, via the coding sequence ATGAATGAATGGTATGAAGCTGCAATAGAAAGCTTGCTTAATGATTTAGAAAAAGAAGAGAAGATTATAGGCTTAGACTTCTTGCAAGACTTTGTTTTAGAGAATCGAGAGGATTATTTTCAAGACCTAGAGTTTGAAGATATCGATCAATTCGTAACGGACCAGTTCGATGATTTCCAAGGTTGGTTAAGAACTCAAGCAGGAATAAAAGTTCTTGCCAATGGAAAGTGGATTAAATCGGACTCAGCTACAGAGTCCTCTGGAAGCGATTTTAGTCTTGACCTTGAGATGTTAGAAGAGAATATCTTGAACCCAGACGACATTGAACTTCTGGATCTTGAGGCTTTTAATCTTTCTCCCGATCATTTCGATTCTTTGAAGAGCCTTTACGCACGGCTTGCAGCAACTAGGTTAGCCGAGTCAAAGTACAAGTGCGCATTCAGGCTGGCGAAGTGCGGGGAATTAAATAATGATATTCCGGATTATGAGCGAATCCAGTTGTGGATTAATGCATCTGAAGCCGCAAATGAGGCAGAACTCAAAGACAAAGTGTGCGATAGCTTATACGAAGCCGCCTATCACTATCAAAGAATATCTAAGTTTCGAGAAGCTGCTCAATATTTTGAAAGGTCGGCTGAGTCTCTAGTTGATCATGATCCAAAGCGTAAGCATCAAATCTTGAAAAACGCTCGAACTCAGTATCAAATGATTGGTGATCATGATGCTGCATCAAAAGTTTTCCTACAAGAAAAGGATCTAGAGTATAAATCTTCGAACAGACCATCAAAGCTAGTGTTGTTTCTTTATAAAATAACATCCAATTACGGTGAAAGCCCTAGTAAAGTAGCATGGAATATTTTATTTGTATGGGTCATATATACGGCGGTTTTTTGTTTCTTCCTTTCCAGTGAAAATCTTGGGCAAGGCTATCTGGCTAGGTTGCTAAATTGTTTTTATTACACAGTTGTTACATTTACCACTCTTGGTTATGGAGATATCACTCCACTAAACCCTTTCGGAAAAATCGCTTCCGGGTTTTTAGCAGTTTTAGGCTTGCTCTATACAAGTTTGTTTATGGTTACTGTTGTTAGGCGTTATGCTAGAGTTTAG
- the dndD gene encoding DNA sulfur modification protein DndD: MLIKELTLTDFRVYEGVNHFNLCPEKHDGKLRPIILFGGLNGAGKTSILLGIRLALYGKLCLGSAVSQRRYDEFLLEALHHSRATGRSANTAAVELTFTYAKLGTENQYHVKREWERRSNGVKESLTIHENEAPIKGLNQEQAQNFLNELIPAGVSDLFFFDGEKIAQLADDTGGAALEQSIKKLLGLDVVERLAGDLTVLNRNLTKRSSAQEIQSKIDSEQSSLERCRAQIESVRQKINTLYVQRAETQEHANRLQKDIDDRGGHFSAPRKQLESRLVELQGERDRIVSRINILMSDAAPLALAEAFCARTESQIENDLNLQTLHRERRLYDEYRTQLAGSLDSRLSADALAVVLEELDNLGQATSGLENQHPVHDVTSSQASQLFSVFREARKQKDDVVALFEALEKVETDLDEIGASLARAPDDLLIASDFENLQQLQQTLGRLNAEIDTLRNQGRETANEAVESARRLDRLYEEAAKSGDQKRVFDYINNASGLLTDYVGQTATAKIRDLETQFTDCFAKLSRKNDLDLQIRIDTSTFHVSLLTDNGKTIAKDELSAGEKQIFAISMLEALAKTSGRQLPMIVDTPLGRLDSEHRARLVEGYFPVASHQMIILSTDTEVDESFYSVLSPDISRAYKLEYDSAAGATRAYEGYFWQEQEAH; encoded by the coding sequence ATGCTTATTAAAGAGCTTACGCTGACCGATTTTCGGGTTTACGAAGGCGTGAATCATTTCAATCTTTGCCCGGAAAAACATGACGGCAAATTGCGCCCCATCATTCTCTTTGGCGGTCTCAACGGCGCAGGAAAAACCAGCATCCTTCTAGGGATCAGGCTTGCCCTGTACGGAAAGCTGTGTCTAGGCTCTGCCGTTTCACAAAGGCGTTACGATGAATTTTTACTGGAGGCATTGCACCACTCTCGCGCAACGGGGCGCTCAGCCAACACGGCAGCCGTTGAGCTGACGTTTACCTATGCAAAGCTAGGCACCGAGAACCAGTACCATGTGAAGCGTGAATGGGAGCGGCGCAGTAACGGCGTCAAGGAATCCCTGACCATCCATGAAAACGAGGCGCCGATAAAGGGACTAAACCAGGAACAGGCTCAAAATTTTTTGAATGAGCTGATTCCTGCCGGCGTGTCAGACCTTTTCTTCTTCGACGGAGAGAAAATCGCCCAGCTGGCCGATGATACGGGCGGTGCCGCACTGGAGCAGTCGATCAAGAAACTGCTGGGTCTGGATGTCGTCGAGCGGCTTGCCGGTGACCTGACCGTTTTAAACCGGAATCTGACCAAACGCTCTTCAGCCCAGGAAATCCAATCGAAAATCGATTCGGAGCAATCCAGCCTTGAGCGTTGTAGAGCACAGATTGAGTCTGTACGTCAGAAGATAAACACGCTTTATGTGCAGCGTGCAGAAACACAGGAGCACGCCAACAGGCTTCAAAAGGACATCGACGACCGTGGCGGCCATTTTTCTGCGCCTCGAAAACAGCTTGAATCCAGACTTGTAGAGCTGCAGGGAGAACGGGACAGAATCGTTTCCAGAATCAATATCCTGATGTCTGACGCTGCACCTCTCGCATTGGCAGAAGCCTTTTGCGCCAGAACCGAGAGCCAGATTGAGAACGACCTTAACCTTCAAACCCTTCATCGTGAACGCAGGCTTTACGACGAGTATCGGACTCAACTGGCAGGTTCGCTTGATTCAAGGTTATCCGCTGACGCGTTAGCCGTTGTTCTGGAAGAACTGGATAACCTTGGCCAGGCGACATCGGGCCTTGAAAACCAACACCCCGTTCATGATGTTACATCCTCTCAAGCCAGCCAACTTTTCTCTGTGTTTCGTGAAGCTCGAAAGCAGAAGGACGATGTGGTGGCGTTATTTGAAGCTCTGGAAAAGGTTGAAACAGATCTCGACGAGATAGGGGCGTCACTTGCTCGAGCACCGGATGATTTACTAATCGCGAGCGATTTCGAAAATCTGCAACAGCTGCAACAAACGCTTGGCCGTCTGAATGCTGAGATTGACACGCTTCGTAACCAAGGCAGGGAAACTGCCAATGAGGCGGTTGAGAGCGCTCGACGGCTCGACCGTCTTTATGAAGAAGCTGCGAAATCGGGCGACCAAAAGCGAGTGTTTGACTACATCAATAATGCCAGCGGTCTCCTCACGGATTACGTAGGACAAACCGCCACCGCGAAAATTCGTGATCTTGAGACACAATTTACCGATTGCTTTGCAAAGCTCTCCCGGAAAAACGATCTGGATCTGCAAATCCGTATCGACACCAGTACGTTCCATGTGAGTCTTCTCACAGACAATGGCAAAACCATTGCCAAGGATGAACTCTCAGCCGGCGAAAAGCAGATTTTTGCCATTTCAATGCTTGAAGCCCTGGCCAAAACCTCCGGACGTCAGCTCCCCATGATTGTGGATACACCATTGGGCAGGCTGGATTCAGAGCATCGCGCCAGACTTGTGGAAGGGTACTTCCCGGTGGCAAGCCATCAAATGATCATTCTCTCGACCGACACGGAAGTCGATGAGTCGTTCTATTCAGTGCTGTCTCCGGATATTTCCAGAGCCTACAAGCTTGAATACGACTCGGCGGCAGGCGCGACCAGAGCTTATGAAGGCTATTTCTGGCAAGAGCAGGAGGCCCACTAA
- a CDS encoding DndE family protein has product MFPSRIQLSKKTWDRLQYMQTKTRLTPNVLARTAIALALRDTHTATINENKPEQTHVINRDVLFGDQANVYEALIRQFCAEQNIDADVQDIVRSLIDVGLHKMGHTKNSLDLKELYSKK; this is encoded by the coding sequence ATGTTTCCTTCTCGAATTCAGTTGAGCAAGAAAACATGGGACCGTCTGCAGTACATGCAGACGAAAACGCGCCTGACCCCTAACGTGCTGGCACGCACGGCGATCGCGCTGGCACTGCGCGATACACATACGGCGACCATCAATGAAAACAAGCCTGAGCAAACGCATGTGATTAACCGCGACGTGTTGTTTGGCGATCAGGCAAATGTGTATGAAGCTTTGATTCGGCAGTTCTGTGCCGAGCAAAACATTGATGCTGATGTTCAGGATATTGTTCGGTCATTGATTGATGTGGGTTTGCATAAAATGGGGCATACCAAGAATTCGCTAGACTTAAAAGAGCTGTACTCTAAAAAATAA